From the genome of Halomonas sp. 1513, one region includes:
- a CDS encoding sodium:proline symporter: MNSESLYQFSTLTVILLLLAFYGGTYLMTLGIRKKNEDADAFMVSNHRVGFGMGAASMTATWIWAASFYAAATSGYTYGVSGPIHYGLWGALMILFIYPFGRRFRKLAPNAHTLGELIHARHGSSSQLILALSNVLGSVISLMVNFTAAGALVSVLSPLSFQAGVIIAGFGVLLYTLWSGFRASVMTDFAQLVALMAIAIVIIPAVFFAMGGPSELVAGLDNLTVEQANLFSMDAILYQGAPFFVAVLAYAIGNQTISQRLFAVNESHIKPTFITATIGYGAIVIGLGMIGLMALTLGVEPMGGDMNNLIPQMVSGYLPPLFIALFFILVIGSLSSTADSDLSALSAIMMADVYGKNIARGKADPKRMLLVGRVTMIVATAVGIVFASFSLDILVMLVFVGALWGAIVFPVIASCFWNRVTNQAFTTSVLVAMVLFCLARFELLPMSGASGLFFEVLASIGGGVIIGLMVFGFLGRIAGFIAAALALLAMLVFATDFLRDYTVLLASLTAYGASTVVCVVMSLLSRQEDFDFATIGERVGDYDSQQPSVQPGGAAPAGPAVQH, encoded by the coding sequence TTGAACAGCGAATCGCTCTATCAATTTTCGACTCTGACCGTCATCTTGCTGCTGCTCGCCTTCTACGGCGGCACCTACCTGATGACGCTCGGCATCCGCAAGAAGAACGAGGACGCCGACGCCTTCATGGTCTCCAACCATCGCGTGGGCTTCGGCATGGGCGCTGCCAGCATGACCGCCACCTGGATCTGGGCCGCCTCCTTCTACGCCGCCGCCACCTCCGGCTATACCTACGGCGTCTCCGGGCCTATCCACTATGGCCTGTGGGGGGCACTGATGATCCTGTTCATCTACCCCTTCGGCCGGCGCTTTCGCAAGCTCGCCCCCAATGCCCACACCCTGGGCGAGCTGATCCACGCCCGCCACGGCTCCTCCAGCCAGCTGATCCTGGCGCTCTCCAACGTGCTGGGCAGCGTGATCAGCCTGATGGTCAACTTCACCGCCGCCGGCGCCCTGGTCTCGGTGCTCTCGCCGCTGTCGTTCCAGGCCGGGGTGATCATTGCCGGCTTCGGCGTGCTGCTCTATACCCTTTGGTCGGGGTTCCGCGCCTCGGTGATGACCGACTTCGCGCAGCTGGTGGCGCTGATGGCGATTGCCATCGTGATCATTCCCGCGGTGTTCTTCGCCATGGGCGGCCCCAGCGAACTGGTGGCAGGCCTGGACAACCTGACGGTCGAGCAGGCCAACCTGTTCTCGATGGATGCCATCCTCTACCAGGGCGCGCCCTTCTTCGTCGCCGTGCTGGCCTATGCCATCGGTAACCAGACGATTTCCCAGCGCCTGTTCGCGGTCAACGAGAGCCATATCAAACCGACCTTCATCACCGCGACCATCGGCTACGGTGCCATCGTCATCGGGCTGGGCATGATCGGCCTGATGGCGCTGACCCTGGGCGTCGAGCCGATGGGCGGCGACATGAACAACCTGATACCACAGATGGTCTCCGGCTACCTGCCGCCGCTGTTCATTGCGCTGTTCTTCATCCTGGTGATCGGCTCGCTCTCGTCTACCGCCGACTCCGATCTCTCGGCGCTGTCGGCGATCATGATGGCCGACGTCTACGGCAAGAACATCGCCCGCGGCAAGGCCGACCCCAAGCGCATGCTGCTGGTGGGCCGTGTGACCATGATCGTCGCCACCGCGGTGGGCATCGTGTTTGCCAGCTTCTCGCTGGATATCCTGGTGATGCTGGTGTTCGTCGGCGCGCTGTGGGGGGCCATCGTCTTCCCGGTCATCGCCAGCTGTTTCTGGAATCGGGTCACCAACCAGGCCTTCACCACCTCGGTGCTGGTGGCCATGGTGCTGTTCTGCCTGGCGCGCTTCGAGCTGCTGCCCATGAGCGGTGCCAGCGGCCTGTTCTTCGAGGTCCTGGCCAGCATCGGTGGCGGCGTGATCATCGGCCTGATGGTGTTCGGCTTCCTGGGCCGCATCGCCGGGTTCATCGCCGCGGCCCTGGCGCTGCTGGCGATGCTGGTGTTCGCCACCGACTTCCTGCGCGACTACACCGTACTGCTGGCCTCGCTGACCGCCTACGGCGCCAGCACCGTGGTCTGCGTGGTGATGAGCCTGCTGAGCCGTCAGGAAGACTTCGACTTCGCCACCATCGGCGAGCGGGTCGGCGACTACGACTCTCAACAGCCCAGCGTGCAGCCGGGCGGTGCCGCACCGGCCGGTCCGGCCGTCCAGCACTGA
- a CDS encoding sodium:solute symporter encodes MPYLTSAVLGAALLCFAYLGLRARRADGPLDDYVTARNSQGAQTLGLSFLASSMGAWILFAPPEIGAFVGPLALAGYAIGSSLPFIVLGLYGPAIRRRLPRGRSIGEFAEACYGVGVRRWVSLVSVAYMACFLAAELTAIGAIAALLSDVPPALVVIGVALVTLLYTALGGLRASLATDRWQAWLLLVLLLLVSGVALWRLPEMPAGAALPTAPLGNSLSVALTLVIAVTAANLFHQGYWQRVWSARDDRALGQGAWLGAGICVVVVMLIGGLGMLAAMSGIALGEPPIPFFALLAEAPAWLALPALVLAVTLVASSVDTLQNGIASLVVADAGKPGLSIGGARLATVALMVPVVAVALQGYSVLRLFLIADLLCAAIVVPVLLGLWRRMSPLAAVAGGVAGMLGAVVPGWITSGSLSAGLLAASFPDSIPTLAPFLGALLASTLVSLLIAWRRPAFSSDMPRSAS; translated from the coding sequence ATGCCCTATCTGACGTCTGCCGTGCTCGGCGCGGCGCTGCTGTGCTTTGCCTACCTTGGCCTGCGTGCGCGCCGCGCCGACGGCCCCCTCGACGACTACGTGACCGCGCGCAACTCCCAGGGTGCCCAGACCCTGGGGCTGTCGTTCCTGGCCTCGAGCATGGGCGCCTGGATTCTCTTCGCACCGCCGGAAATCGGCGCTTTCGTCGGCCCGCTGGCGCTGGCCGGCTACGCCATTGGCTCGTCGCTGCCGTTCATCGTGCTGGGGCTGTATGGCCCGGCGATTCGCCGCCGCCTGCCGCGCGGGCGCAGCATCGGCGAGTTCGCCGAGGCGTGCTACGGGGTCGGCGTGCGGCGCTGGGTGTCGCTGGTCTCGGTGGCCTACATGGCCTGCTTCCTGGCCGCCGAGCTCACCGCCATCGGTGCGATTGCCGCGCTGCTCTCGGACGTGCCGCCGGCGCTGGTGGTGATCGGCGTGGCGCTGGTCACCCTGCTCTACACCGCGCTGGGCGGGCTGCGCGCCAGCCTCGCCACCGACCGCTGGCAGGCCTGGCTGCTGCTGGTGCTGTTGCTGCTGGTGAGCGGCGTGGCGCTGTGGCGCCTGCCGGAGATGCCGGCCGGGGCGGCCCTGCCGACGGCGCCGCTGGGCAATTCGTTGTCGGTGGCGCTGACCCTGGTGATCGCGGTCACCGCCGCCAACCTCTTCCATCAGGGCTACTGGCAGCGAGTGTGGTCGGCTCGCGACGACCGCGCCCTGGGGCAGGGCGCCTGGCTGGGTGCCGGCATCTGCGTGGTGGTAGTGATGCTGATCGGCGGCCTGGGCATGCTGGCGGCGATGAGCGGCATCGCTCTCGGTGAGCCGCCGATCCCGTTCTTCGCGCTGCTGGCCGAGGCGCCGGCCTGGCTGGCGCTGCCGGCGCTGGTGCTGGCGGTGACCCTGGTGGCATCAAGCGTCGATACCCTGCAGAACGGCATCGCCTCGCTGGTGGTGGCGGATGCCGGCAAGCCGGGGCTGTCGATTGGTGGGGCAAGACTGGCCACGGTGGCGCTGATGGTACCGGTGGTGGCGGTGGCGCTGCAGGGCTACTCGGTGCTGCGCCTGTTCCTGATCGCCGACCTGCTGTGTGCCGCCATCGTGGTGCCGGTGCTGCTGGGGCTGTGGCGGCGGATGAGCCCGCTGGCGGCGGTGGCCGGTGGCGTTGCCGGCATGCTCGGCGCCGTGGTGCCGGGCTGGATCACCTCCGGCAGCCTCAGCGCCGGCCTGCTGGCGGCGAGCTTCCCCGACAGCATTCCCACTCTGGCGCCGTTTCTCGGCGCGCTGCTGGCGTCGACCCTGGTCAGCCTGCTGATCGCCTGGCGGCGCCCTGCCTTCTCCTCTGACATGCCAAGGAGCGCATCATGA
- a CDS encoding C4-dicarboxylate ABC transporter permease produces the protein MLSRLSLGLARLEEIAAAALAASVTLLILVNIVFRAAGSPLYWISELAIYAMIWMTFLIASAVLKRRQGIAVTLLSDALPGRPRRWLSLFVDLTVLIFALLMLWLCWRWYQPLALWRAGFDIQAFQGQTFNFIYAENTSTLGIRKFWVWLIMPLFAVSLTLHAVTNLWQALRELGATTEEARP, from the coding sequence ATGCTGTCACGCCTCTCCCTGGGGTTGGCCAGGCTCGAAGAGATCGCCGCGGCGGCGCTGGCCGCCTCGGTGACCCTGCTGATCCTGGTCAACATCGTCTTTCGCGCGGCGGGCAGTCCGCTGTACTGGATCAGCGAGCTGGCCATCTACGCGATGATCTGGATGACCTTCCTGATCGCCTCGGCGGTGCTCAAGCGCCGCCAGGGCATCGCCGTGACGCTGCTCAGCGATGCGCTGCCGGGTCGCCCGCGGCGCTGGCTGTCGCTGTTCGTCGACCTCACGGTGCTGATCTTCGCGCTGCTGATGCTGTGGCTGTGCTGGCGCTGGTACCAGCCGCTGGCGCTATGGCGGGCCGGTTTCGATATCCAGGCCTTTCAGGGCCAGACCTTCAACTTCATCTACGCCGAGAACACCTCGACCCTGGGCATCAGGAAGTTCTGGGTATGGTTGATCATGCCGCTGTTCGCCGTCTCGCTGACCCTACACGCTGTGACCAACCTGTGGCAGGCGCTGCGTGAACTGGGCGCCACCACCGAGGAGGCGCGCCCATGA
- a CDS encoding C4-dicarboxylate ABC transporter permease: MTLAVFAVLLLAAVPIALVLALTAAWYIADSGNTVLFESYPQQLFGAIESYGLLAIPLFMLAGELMNEGGVTRRLIDLARLLVGGFRGGLAYINLVANMMMAAIIGSAASQIAIMSRAMVPAMEREGYDTPYSAAITAAGGLLSPIIPPSMLFVLFGVIAQVPIAEMFIAGILPGLLLGFGFFLAIAVVGLRQQYPKGNWPTRAEARRALIMGVPALSIPLIIIGGIMLGLATPTESAALASLAALLLGRLLYGELTLGQLPRVLTRTAVNAGLVIMLIAAAGVFGWVVTYERLPQMAAAAISALTTDPFLFLLLVIGSLLLVGMIIDGIAALILVVPILLPIATQQFGISPYQFGVVVCLTLVLGLLTPPVGAGLFIASSMTGASPLRIFRALIPFLLATLATLVLLAWQPWLTTGLIGR; encoded by the coding sequence ATGACTCTGGCGGTGTTCGCGGTTCTGCTGCTGGCGGCGGTGCCCATCGCCCTGGTGCTGGCGCTCACCGCCGCCTGGTATATCGCCGATTCGGGCAATACGGTGCTGTTCGAGTCCTACCCGCAGCAGCTGTTCGGTGCCATCGAGAGCTACGGGCTGCTGGCGATCCCGCTGTTCATGCTGGCCGGCGAGTTGATGAACGAGGGCGGCGTGACCCGCCGTCTGATCGACCTGGCGCGGCTGCTGGTGGGCGGCTTCCGCGGCGGCCTGGCCTATATCAACCTGGTCGCCAACATGATGATGGCGGCGATCATCGGCTCGGCGGCGTCGCAGATCGCGATCATGTCGCGGGCCATGGTGCCGGCCATGGAGCGCGAGGGTTACGACACGCCCTATAGCGCGGCGATCACCGCTGCCGGTGGCCTGCTGTCGCCGATCATCCCGCCGTCGATGCTGTTCGTGCTGTTCGGGGTGATCGCCCAGGTGCCGATCGCCGAGATGTTCATCGCCGGTATCCTGCCCGGGCTGCTGCTGGGGTTCGGCTTCTTCCTGGCGATTGCCGTGGTCGGGCTGCGTCAGCAGTACCCCAAGGGTAACTGGCCGACCCGCGCCGAGGCGCGCCGGGCGCTGATCATGGGCGTGCCGGCGCTGTCGATCCCGCTGATCATCATCGGCGGGATAATGCTCGGCCTGGCCACGCCCACCGAGTCGGCGGCGCTGGCCTCGCTGGCCGCGCTGCTGCTGGGGCGCTTGCTGTATGGCGAGCTGACCCTCGGCCAGCTGCCGCGGGTGCTGACCCGCACCGCGGTCAACGCCGGGCTGGTGATCATGCTGATCGCCGCCGCCGGGGTGTTCGGCTGGGTGGTGACCTACGAGCGCCTGCCGCAGATGGCCGCCGCGGCGATCTCGGCGCTGACCACCGACCCCTTCCTGTTCCTGCTGCTGGTGATCGGCTCGCTGCTGCTGGTGGGCATGATCATCGACGGCATCGCCGCGCTGATCCTGGTGGTGCCGATCCTGCTGCCGATCGCCACCCAGCAGTTCGGCATCAGCCCCTATCAGTTCGGCGTGGTGGTGTGCCTGACGCTGGTGCTCGGGCTGCTTACGCCGCCGGTGGGGGCGGGGCTGTTCATCGCCTCGTCGATGACCGGCGCTTCGCCGCTGCGCATCTTCCGCGCGCTGATTCCGTTCCTGCTCGCCACCCTGGCGACCCTGGTGCTGCTGGCCTGGCAGCCGTGGCTGACCACCGGGTTGATCGGGCGCTGA
- a CDS encoding dihydroxy-acid dehydratase, with protein sequence MSDTPNDSRRRHSAPVVDGPGKAASRAMLRAVGFTDSDFTKPQVGIASTWSNLTPCNSHIDDLAWRASDGADAAGGKGVIFNTITISDGIANGTEGMKYSLVSREVIADSIETVAACEGFDGLVAIGGCDKNMPGCLMGLARLDRPSVFVYGGTILPGEGHTDIVSVFEAMGAHSRGDLDLIELKQIEETAIPGPGSCGGMYTANTMASAIEALGMSLPGSSAQNAVSHAKAADCEAAGAAVLELLAQDIKPSDIMTRQAFENAITVVIALGGSTNAVLHLIAMASTIGVELSLEDFTEIGKRVPVLADLRPSGHYMMSELVAIGGIQPLMKTLLDAGMLHGDCLTVTGKTLAENLAEVAPYPVEQKIIAPLEAPLKAESHLRILYGNLAPQGAVAKITGKEGTRFSGSARVFGSEEEAQARINDGSVVAGDVVVIRYEGPRGGPGMREMLTPTSAIMGRGLGSQVALITDGRFSGGSHGFVVGHVSPEAFEGGPLALVEDGDTITIDAEANSIDVDISDEELARRRGAWQQPAPRYTRGVLAKYAKTVSSASRGAVTDLLD encoded by the coding sequence ATGAGCGATACGCCGAATGATTCCCGCCGCCGTCACTCCGCCCCGGTAGTGGATGGCCCAGGCAAGGCGGCCAGCCGTGCCATGCTGCGCGCGGTGGGTTTCACCGACAGCGACTTTACCAAGCCTCAGGTAGGCATCGCCTCGACCTGGAGCAACCTCACGCCCTGCAACAGCCATATCGACGACCTGGCCTGGCGCGCCAGCGACGGCGCCGATGCGGCCGGCGGCAAGGGCGTGATCTTCAATACCATCACCATCTCCGACGGTATCGCCAATGGCACCGAGGGCATGAAGTATTCGCTGGTGTCGCGGGAGGTGATCGCCGACTCCATCGAGACGGTCGCGGCCTGCGAGGGCTTCGACGGCTTGGTCGCCATCGGTGGCTGCGACAAGAACATGCCGGGCTGCCTGATGGGCCTGGCGCGGCTCGACCGGCCCAGCGTGTTCGTCTACGGCGGCACCATCCTGCCCGGCGAGGGCCACACCGACATCGTTTCGGTGTTCGAGGCCATGGGCGCCCATTCGCGGGGCGATCTGGACCTCATCGAGCTCAAGCAGATCGAGGAGACGGCGATTCCCGGGCCGGGGTCCTGCGGCGGCATGTATACCGCCAACACCATGGCCTCGGCCATCGAAGCGCTGGGCATGAGCCTGCCGGGCAGCTCGGCGCAGAACGCGGTCTCGCATGCCAAGGCTGCCGACTGCGAGGCGGCTGGCGCCGCGGTGCTGGAGCTGCTGGCCCAGGACATCAAGCCCTCCGACATCATGACCCGCCAGGCCTTCGAGAATGCCATCACCGTGGTGATCGCACTGGGCGGCTCCACCAATGCGGTGCTGCACCTGATCGCCATGGCCAGCACCATCGGTGTCGAGCTGTCGCTGGAGGACTTTACCGAGATCGGCAAGCGCGTGCCGGTACTGGCCGACCTGCGCCCCAGCGGCCACTACATGATGAGCGAGCTGGTGGCGATCGGCGGTATCCAGCCGCTGATGAAGACGCTGCTGGATGCCGGCATGCTGCACGGCGACTGCCTGACGGTGACCGGCAAGACGCTGGCCGAGAACCTCGCCGAGGTGGCGCCTTATCCCGTGGAGCAGAAGATCATCGCGCCGCTCGAGGCGCCGCTCAAGGCCGAGAGCCACCTGCGCATCCTCTACGGCAACCTGGCGCCCCAGGGCGCGGTGGCCAAGATCACCGGCAAGGAGGGCACGCGCTTCTCCGGCAGTGCACGGGTGTTCGGCTCCGAGGAGGAGGCCCAGGCGCGGATCAACGACGGCAGCGTGGTGGCCGGTGACGTGGTGGTGATCCGCTACGAAGGCCCCCGCGGCGGCCCCGGCATGCGCGAGATGCTCACCCCGACCTCGGCGATCATGGGCCGCGGCCTGGGCAGCCAGGTGGCGCTGATCACCGACGGACGCTTCTCCGGCGGCAGCCACGGCTTCGTGGTCGGCCATGTCTCGCCGGAGGCCTTCGAGGGCGGCCCGCTGGCGCTGGTCGAGGACGGCGACACCATCACCATCGACGCCGAGGCCAACTCCATCGACGTCGACATCTCCGACGAGGAGCTGGCGCGGCGCCGCGGCGCCTGGCAGCAGCCGGCGCCACGCTACACCCGCGGCGTGCTGGCCAAGTATGCCAAAACGGTGAGCTCGGCCTCGCGCGGTGCGGTGACCGACCTGCTGGACTGA
- a CDS encoding glycosyl transferase family 1, whose protein sequence is MKVALITPARRGSHAGNRTTATRWAGLLHDLGCRVRVAQSDGDADGCRLDGQPPDLVLALHAVRSHAAIRACRAAFPACPLVVVLTGTDVYRFQHSDPEAFLDSLAASDALIGLHDCLAEDLPPRFLSRLHVVHQSALPLPPRAPGPIRRRFEVLVAGHLREEKDSLRAALAVHELPSTSRLCVVQLGGAHRPEWAEAAREEMACNARYRWLGDLPRWRVRQWMARARLMVISSRMEGGANVVSEACVAGLPVVASDIPGNRGLLGDDYAGYFPVADTAALRALLCRAEAEPAFVDRLRQQVLVRAPLFSPAAEREALARVIAACGLTL, encoded by the coding sequence TTGAAGGTAGCGCTGATCACGCCGGCGCGTCGAGGCTCTCATGCCGGCAACCGGACCACGGCCACCCGCTGGGCGGGGCTGCTGCACGACCTGGGCTGTCGCGTGCGCGTTGCACAATCCGACGGGGACGCCGATGGCTGCCGCCTGGACGGCCAGCCTCCCGACCTGGTGCTGGCGCTGCATGCGGTGCGCAGCCACGCCGCCATTCGCGCCTGTCGCGCCGCTTTTCCGGCATGCCCGCTGGTGGTGGTGCTGACCGGAACCGACGTCTACCGCTTCCAGCACAGCGACCCGGAGGCGTTTCTCGACAGCCTCGCCGCCAGCGATGCCTTGATCGGCCTGCATGACTGCCTGGCCGAGGATCTGCCGCCGCGCTTCCTGTCGCGCCTGCATGTCGTCCACCAGTCGGCCCTGCCACTGCCGCCCCGTGCCCCGGGACCCATCCGTCGCCGTTTCGAGGTGCTGGTCGCCGGCCACCTGCGCGAGGAGAAGGATTCGCTGCGTGCGGCCCTGGCCGTGCACGAGCTGCCATCGACGTCGCGGTTGTGCGTGGTGCAACTCGGTGGCGCCCACCGCCCGGAGTGGGCCGAGGCCGCCCGCGAGGAGATGGCCTGCAATGCGCGTTACCGCTGGCTCGGCGACCTGCCCCGTTGGCGGGTGCGTCAGTGGATGGCCCGGGCACGGCTGATGGTGATCAGCTCGCGCATGGAAGGGGGCGCCAATGTGGTCAGCGAGGCCTGCGTGGCCGGCCTGCCGGTGGTGGCCTCCGATATCCCCGGAAACCGCGGGCTGCTGGGCGACGACTACGCCGGCTACTTCCCGGTGGCCGACACCGCGGCCCTGAGGGCCCTGTTGTGCCGAGCAGAGGCCGAACCGGCCTTCGTCGACCGGCTCCGCCAGCAGGTGCTGGTGCGGGCACCACTGTTCAGCCCCGCGGCCGAGCGGGAGGCGCTGGCGCGAGTCATCGCCGCCTGCGGGCTGACGCTTTAA
- a CDS encoding ABC transporter has product MTLLALQDAVATYGEVRVLGPLSLTLAPGERVALVGRSGAGKSTLLSVMYDRWRDQGAALMPQDLGLVTTLSVFHNVYMGRLDRHPWWRNLLTLVRPRPADVTEIDTLLGRLGLDDKRWTPCGELSGGQRQRVAAARVIHQGGGMLLADEPVSALDGPLSEVTLTALTDAYPTAVLAMHDVDLALRYCTRVIGIQDGAIAIDQPSQRLSATDLLPLY; this is encoded by the coding sequence ATGACCTTGCTGGCGCTGCAGGATGCCGTCGCCACCTATGGCGAGGTGCGCGTGCTCGGCCCACTGAGCCTGACGCTGGCACCCGGCGAACGCGTGGCGCTGGTGGGTCGCAGCGGTGCCGGCAAGTCGACGCTGCTGTCGGTGATGTATGACCGTTGGCGCGACCAGGGGGCCGCCCTGATGCCCCAGGACCTGGGTCTCGTGACGACACTCTCGGTATTCCACAATGTCTACATGGGCCGGCTCGACCGCCACCCCTGGTGGCGCAACCTGCTGACCCTGGTGCGCCCACGGCCAGCCGACGTGACGGAGATCGACACCCTGCTCGGCCGGCTCGGCCTGGACGACAAGCGCTGGACACCCTGCGGCGAACTCTCCGGCGGGCAACGCCAGCGCGTTGCCGCGGCGCGGGTCATCCATCAGGGCGGCGGCATGCTGCTCGCCGACGAGCCCGTCTCGGCACTCGACGGCCCGCTCTCCGAGGTGACCCTGACCGCGCTGACCGACGCCTACCCCACCGCGGTGCTGGCCATGCACGACGTGGACCTGGCACTGCGCTACTGCACCCGGGTGATCGGCATCCAGGATGGCGCCATCGCCATCGACCAGCCCAGCCAGCGCCTCTCCGCCACCGACCTGCTGCCGCTCTACTGA
- a CDS encoding putative selenate ABC transporter substrate-binding protein: MFRRLLPALALVTLITPSLAAAQTLVFTAIPDEDETRLQQRFQAVADYLAETLEVEVRFIPVTSYAASVTAFRNNQVQLAWFGGFTGVQARQLVPGSRAIAQGVEDPEYKSYFIANQQTGLEPHGGDTAPEGLRDLTFSFGSQSSTSGRLMPEYFLREHLGASPDELFTRVGFSGNHSRTISVVQSGAYQAGVVSYKAWENELEAGNIDLDRVQVIWETPPYPDYQWTVRGDVDERFGEGFTERLQQALLDMDDPDLLASFPRAGFIPAVNDDYREILEVAQSLGLLD; this comes from the coding sequence ATGTTCCGACGCCTGCTGCCTGCTCTTGCGCTTGTCACACTCATCACGCCTTCCCTGGCCGCCGCCCAGACCCTGGTGTTCACCGCCATCCCCGACGAGGATGAGACACGCCTGCAGCAGCGCTTCCAGGCCGTCGCCGACTACCTCGCCGAGACGCTGGAGGTGGAGGTCCGCTTCATTCCGGTAACCTCCTATGCCGCCTCGGTCACCGCCTTTCGCAACAACCAGGTGCAGCTGGCCTGGTTCGGCGGCTTCACCGGCGTGCAGGCACGCCAGTTGGTGCCGGGCTCTCGCGCCATCGCGCAGGGCGTGGAGGACCCCGAGTACAAGAGCTACTTCATCGCCAACCAGCAGACCGGACTCGAACCGCACGGCGGCGACACCGCCCCCGAGGGCCTGCGCGACCTGACCTTCAGCTTCGGCTCCCAGAGCTCGACCTCCGGGCGGCTGATGCCGGAGTACTTCCTGCGCGAGCACCTCGGCGCCTCGCCCGACGAGCTGTTTACCCGGGTCGGCTTCAGCGGCAACCACAGCCGTACCATCTCGGTGGTGCAGTCCGGCGCCTACCAGGCCGGCGTGGTCAGCTACAAGGCGTGGGAGAACGAGCTCGAAGCGGGCAACATCGACCTCGACCGGGTTCAGGTGATCTGGGAGACGCCGCCCTACCCCGACTACCAGTGGACGGTGCGTGGCGACGTCGATGAGCGCTTCGGCGAGGGCTTCACCGAGCGCCTCCAGCAGGCCCTGCTCGACATGGATGACCCCGACCTGCTGGCCAGCTTTCCCCGCGCAGGCTTCATCCCTGCCGTGAACGACGACTACCGGGAAATCCTCGAGGTCGCGCAGTCCCTGGGGCTGCTCGACTGA
- a CDS encoding ABC transporter permease translates to MPLTATRRVTLGLVLLAAVCLLFGDFEISTHDPWHALGRLFMGLIQPDLSRVDFLGEALLRTVAFAFVGVGLGSAAGMLLALLFRHVWVRTFCAFIRAIHELFWALIFLQSFGLHPITGVLAIAIPYAGTFAKVYAEILDECDPQPERSLPQRAGRLSALVYTRISQAWPHLVSYTAYRLECGLRSSAVIGFVGMPTLGFHLAGAFAQGHYGTVGALLLLFYALIASLRLWARPRLLPLYLVASPFLLGTGLPIVWSNVSRFFTEDIVPAPLRNGEGLEGLWPWFGDLLLGQALPGIWHTLLLTQIALVLTGVLAMTLFPLISRHFTGRLGGTAGHVLLVVMRSTPEYLLAFILLQLWGPSMLPAVVALALHNGGIIGHLVGRRSNEIHLRQDAPGGINRYAYEVAPRVYGPFLALLFYRWEIIMRETAILGILGIATLGFYVDSAIQELRFDRAMLLILITALLNIAVDILARRLRAHLRLSHTARSEP, encoded by the coding sequence ATGCCGTTGACCGCCACGCGTCGCGTTACCCTGGGGCTGGTCCTGCTGGCGGCGGTGTGCCTGCTGTTCGGCGACTTCGAGATCAGCACCCACGACCCCTGGCACGCGCTGGGCCGCCTGTTCATGGGGCTGATCCAGCCCGACCTCTCGCGCGTCGACTTCCTCGGCGAGGCCCTGCTGCGAACCGTGGCCTTCGCCTTCGTCGGCGTGGGGCTCGGCTCGGCGGCGGGCATGCTGCTGGCCCTGCTCTTCCGGCATGTCTGGGTGCGCACCTTCTGCGCCTTTATCCGCGCCATCCACGAACTGTTCTGGGCGCTGATCTTCCTGCAGAGCTTCGGCCTGCACCCGATCACCGGGGTACTGGCCATCGCCATTCCCTACGCCGGCACCTTCGCCAAGGTCTATGCCGAGATCCTCGACGAGTGCGACCCACAGCCGGAACGCAGCCTGCCACAGCGCGCCGGGCGGCTATCGGCGCTGGTCTATACCCGCATCAGCCAGGCCTGGCCGCACCTGGTCAGCTATACCGCCTACCGCCTCGAGTGCGGCCTGCGCTCCAGCGCGGTGATCGGCTTCGTCGGCATGCCGACCCTGGGCTTTCACCTGGCAGGCGCCTTCGCCCAGGGCCACTACGGCACGGTGGGCGCACTGCTGCTGCTCTTCTACGCCCTGATCGCCAGCCTGCGGCTATGGGCGCGGCCACGGCTGCTGCCCCTCTACCTGGTGGCCTCCCCCTTCCTGCTGGGTACCGGGCTGCCGATCGTGTGGAGCAACGTCTCGCGCTTCTTCACCGAGGACATCGTGCCCGCCCCGCTGCGCAACGGCGAGGGCCTGGAGGGCCTGTGGCCCTGGTTCGGCGACCTCCTGCTCGGCCAGGCCCTGCCCGGCATCTGGCACACCCTGCTGCTGACCCAGATCGCCCTGGTACTCACCGGGGTGCTGGCGATGACGCTGTTCCCGCTGATCTCGCGCCACTTCACCGGGCGCCTGGGCGGCACCGCCGGTCATGTGCTGCTGGTGGTCATGCGTTCGACGCCGGAGTATCTGCTGGCCTTTATCCTGCTGCAGCTGTGGGGGCCCTCGATGCTGCCGGCGGTGGTCGCCCTGGCGCTGCACAACGGCGGCATCATCGGCCACCTGGTCGGACGCCGCAGCAACGAGATCCACCTGCGCCAGGACGCCCCGGGCGGCATCAACCGCTACGCCTACGAGGTGGCGCCGCGGGTCTACGGCCCCTTCCTGGCGCTGCTCTTCTACCGCTGGGAGATCATCATGCGCGAGACGGCGATACTCGGGATTCTCGGCATCGCCACCCTGGGTTTCTACGTCGACAGCGCCATCCAGGAGCTGCGCTTCGACCGCGCCATGCTGCTGATCCTGATCACCGCGCTGCTCAACATCGCGGTGGATATCCTCGCCCGCCGACTGCGCGCCCACCTGCGCCTTAGCCACACCGCCCGTAGCGAGCCGTAG